The genomic window ATCATTTCTGATGTTTCATGGGCCAGACCGTAAGATGTTCAGTACTCCATTATTGTATAAAATTAGATAAAGCATTTAAATTATCACATAAGAATGAGCAAAAGTGGGACATGAATTCATATAGACAACCCGGGataaaattaaatgaacttaCTTAGTAAGGCACTTATGAATGCAGATTTTCCCACATTTGCTGATCCCTGTAAGAATgatcaaatgaaaatatataacaACTTATATGAATACAATTTAAATTTATACCAAATCAAAGCTGTTCATCACCGTGACTAAAACAGATAAAGTACCTTCGGCCAGACACATGAAATGTGGAAAACAAAACAAAGATATTTATTCATGTTACACCTGGACATACGAATACTAGCAGCAGAGTACACGTATGGCAGCCAAATGCAGTTAGGAACCCATTTTGCAATTATGATCATGCAATAAAGAAACTGGCAATGAGAATAAAAGGTTGGAAGAGATGATGTAAAGGAAAAAAGGATTTCAAAAAGGTAACTTTAGCAGGAAAAAAATGTAATTGCAACTCCACTCTGTAAATCTACAATAAGCTTCCACTTCAAGACTTACTAACCAGAATGTACACATCCCGTCCCTGCATCAGAAGCGTCAAGGTAAAGAAGTTAAGCCAAGGAATATGAAGGAAACCAGATCATAAAGGGCTAAAGTCATTTCTATAGTAACAAGTTACATAAAATGGAACATTAATTGCATAGAAGAAAACTTCAGGGATTAGTGCAGTGGTAACCACTTCATAAACCAAATGTAGATTAGAAATATTCTGGACTTCATCACAGGTATAAGGTgacatttatttcatatttggtTCAGGAGATACCAATTTGAACATGTTTCACAAGCATTTAATATGAAGCACAACATATCTAAAATCTTATTGATGAACATATATGTAAGGACCAATACAAACCTTCTTCTCCTTTTGGATTTCTGATGCAACTCCAGCAATCCCTACTAAAGACTTTGAGCTAGTAAGATGCACACTCAAGACACTGCAAAGCAGAGCACATTGAATCAGAAACATGCTAAGCTTTCAAGTGAAACTATAAGAAACAAATATTGAAAGGAGTTAAATCTTCATAAAAAGTTAAATGAGATAGATCCAACATCAattctttgaataatttccaGTGAAACCACTTCTTACTTAAGCTTCTTCTTTGTAATGGCCTCCACAACCCAATCACCCACACAATTAAAATCAGTCCCTTTTGGAAGAAGATCAACCTGAGAGAAAAGCAAACACCTTATAGTCAGCATTGTTGCAAAgcatatatcataaaattattgatTGGATAATAGCCCAAAAGTGCAGATTATTACCTTAGTCACAACTAGTATTATAGGATTTGCACCAGCAAGATCACGCACACGAGATAAAAAGCTGCCATTGAAGTCCACAATATCAACCTAAAAGTAATTGGTCAAAAGTAGTCAGGAAAACATCCTGATCATTTTGTGTAACATTGAATTTATCAATAAGTTTGAAACATAGTTAAATCCTTGTGAAGGGAAGTCATCATTGGAGCAAATGGAAAATATTCAATCACTTACTAGAAGATAGCCTATAATAATAAGTTTATCTACTTGGCATTCATTATTATCATAAGCATTTTATTCAGCTACTCTTTGATTACAAAAAAATGGGTGGATAAGGAACGCGGTTTTTAACTAACAATAAAATGGTAAGTTCCATGCAATTATCATATCACCAAAATTCACAGGTAAATGATAAAAGTTCTCGAAAGATTCCATTAATTTGGTCTGGAAGTTGAAACTATATAAACTCACCAATTTAACAATCAAAGCCTTCTCATGTCGCAAGTGAGAGAGCTTTTCCCGAAGCTCATCAGCTGAAACAAACTGCTTCCCCCCAGAATAACCTCCATTCCCACCAACAGCAGTGATCATATGCCCATGAGATAAAAGCCTACATCTCCCACAAAGAATCGTTCTTAGCTGGTGGTGTTTCTTCTTCTGCAGTCATAAACCAGTACTAAATCAGCTACCCAATTTGACCAGAAACTTTAActtattcaaacaaaaaaaaaaagggggggacgGGGGAGGAGGGGGGAATTCAATCAATTTCCGAACAACTACTTTTACAATTTTGCTAAtagaaaaatatcatattaaaacgTAACGGGCATTTAAACTAAAACCAAGTGCATTCGACCAatccagaaaaaaaaaactaatttttaaaatgtcaaaGTTGAAGTTCAATACCAATTCATAGGTGTCCATATCCACATAACCCGGAGCATCCACCTCCGAAGTCTGCAATGGAGCTCCGCAACCATAACAACAGGCGGTTACCGTATTAACCTTCAAAACCTTCTTCGTCTTCTTCTTAGTCTTCTTTATCTCCTTTATAAGAAGCTTGGCAGCCTCGTCAGCCTGTTGCCTTTCGAGAAACCGGTCTCCCCGGGTCGGAGAAGCTGCACCAGTTCCTTCCGGTTCGGAAGAAAGCAATTTCGTATCGGAGAGTGGCAACTGAGATGGGGAGTGCGAGTGAGTGGATTTGCAGGAAAGGGGAGTGGATTTTCTGTAAATATTAAGGGATACGGGGTTGAAGATAGAGAGAGTGTAGTGCTTCGGAAGAGGGAGAGGAGAGAGAAATGTGGAAAGGGTTTTGAGCGCCATTAGCGTCCGTTTTGTCTCGTTGAGGTTTTACACTTTCACAGTGGGATggaggggttttagttagggggggggggggggaagatGTAACACACTAAACTCgaaggatgatgatgatgatattgATGGAAGAGGGGAATGGGTGGTAATATTTAggttaaattctgttattagtGCCTATTCTTTTGCTAAATTTAtagatttagtccctattttaatttgatcaattctaGTCATGTACTTTTTTTACTTGATCAATTTTAATcgctttttgaattttaaaattttatttttgattcggacaataatagttaaatatgtttggtcaaattcaattactaaacAAATGATAGTTATTAATCCATTAACCGGATTTTTAAtaagtaatatatgaaaataacaaattaaCATGACATTACATATATGCTAATATATTTGGCGTGTGGCTTATGGTTTGGTAATGATTGAaaattcaatttttgaaaaagtacaaattaaagtaaaaaataaatctCTAACTTTCActaagtatagggactaatatcAGAATTTCacctaatatttataaaattataagattCAATAATAGTTGGATTGTGGAATCTAGGAGAGGTGAAGGCGAAGccctcttttcatttccttttaccAGAGTGGATTCCCATAATTCACTCTGTCCAACAAATGAATTCTGGGTAAGCAAAAGATGAAATATTGGGATTTTGAGATTGGGTGAGTGATGAAGTCTTTTAAGTAGAACATAAATTTGAATGTCCTTTAAATCACATTCATCTTGCAAGAGGTTTCAATCTATGAAGTTGAGCTCTCACCTACCTAATACAATACTCACCAAAAATGCATAAAAACATCAAACACACGTAAATAGATGATATCTCACTACTTCTAGAGcttgttaattataatttgatGTTTTGGAGGTAGCAACATTGGGCTAGAAATCTGCCAGTACCATAAATAAAATCAGCAAAATGCTGCCAGTGCCACCCCACTCCACTAGCAGTTtttaaggtttttcttttctacGAACTAAGGCCCTCCATTATAGAGCTAATAATGACAGAGCCGGTACAAAATATTAGGACTTCTAGGTTTGGGTTtgaaaaataggtttaaattttTGTCTAAACTTGGTCCAGATGAGAAAATGCTAACTTGAGCTTGGTTCGGTCTACccgtatttaatttttttagattattttttatataaaaaaaatttaaaaaatataatacattaaaaatattaaaataaatgtttctcaacaaaattgaaaatacatataaaaaaattattatacttAAATATCACTAACATAAatgcaacttaataagcaaatgctCTAAAACAGTAGCaattttaacaataaaacaagaattatacgatatccaaacaataacaacaaaataatagcaatataatagcgaaatggtagcaaaataacaATATAACAGTAAAAAACATAACAACAACAAACAACAAaaacttttttttgtcaaattcgGGCGGGGCAAGCCGAAAAGACTTGCTCGAGACTTAGTCTTTTTTTCTAAATGagccttatttttttgttcaaactcATTTTTCGAGCTTATATTTTGCTAAAATCCTCTCACTTTTCGAACGAGTCTTCAGATTTGAATGAGTGGCCCAACTCATAATCAAGTctactatgtaacacccctatactcGGTTCGATCcaaggaacctgatataggaatattacatttggtgccaaagtgattttggctaatcactaatatatttgaacattaaaaaaaataaattgttataacttatattttagtccctactacTTGAAACATACTTGATCTTCCTAAATACAtgtcattctattcaaaattttgaaacatactCTATTGACActtggagatgtgatgagatggatgCTCACAACCTCAATTACAACTCTTCAAAATCACTGTACCTAATTTGCGAACGGAAAACAAAACcgcacgctgagtaaaactcagtggtatttctataatccgaataattAAAGACAATAGATTACAAAtgtaaaattgaaatataaacatatattaatatttaaatattataacaacTATATCATATTTCATTCGTTTCACAAATATATCAGTTCTCATACtagctatataaatagcttttcacaatttatttaacatttcattatacaattgtattatccattccatattcatttcatgggtatataactcatatatttcatatatttgcaacatatttcacattctattttcaaatcactatttcacttccatttctcataccatgtcatttcgatatcaattataaaattttattattcatttacccctattaacacgactcagactcgaacggatacacggatccaaccaaaacacactagtttggcacccagtgcctcatcggataattcaaagtaataatttgacactcagtgcctcatcagctaaatgaagtaaattggcacccagtgcctcattgaattaatccgaagtagtaaattaacacccagtgtctcatcgactcgaagtcgaagaaatccctgaacttttccaatcctatggcatgccatctatatctgactcagcccaaTAAAGttaataggatttaatttcacatttcagatataatcaatatccaatactgatttttcatataatcacataataacgcatatattcatttcaattcaaaaatcaatccattcaatgtatatatatctactaattcaattcattcaatcaattatcaaaccaaaaattccgagctattccatgtcaactttatctttcccctttttagtcgaggattccgatacgacgttagctacgaaattaaaacaattaaaaatcatcaatacaacacaattcaatttcatatcgaatatttcaatttttactcaaatattgcctaaatttcaatttagtccctaaaccgagactaattttatttcttcacaattaatcttatattttcatacaaattctactttaatctaaatttaactctctattttcacttaaattcctaaattttaattttttcacaatttagtccctattactcaaaatttacaatttattctatttatatataaataggagaaatagggactaattatattatgaaataggAAGGGGAACTTACGtatctataatatataaataggagAAAAATCTCCGAATCAAACCCATTCCCTTGTCTTCCTTTACTTAACCTTAACTAAGGTGAAAAGGAGACAAAAcccttattttgttattttagttagGTTTAATTCTGACGAGAATAATATTCTATGACAatcaattcatttatttttaaatcaacCCATTTCTTATCTATTATTTGATTGACTAATCATTTATATTATAACGTGTGAAGCGTCAAATGTTTTGGTAATTACTCATTGGTGaatgtattaaaataattataaatcaaaattctaaatttttattcatCCTTCGCTAAAATAATATCTTGGAGTTTGGAGCGATAATAggaatttttgttttgtttggattgaatttttaatttaggtAAAGTAGAAGGaatatgggttttttttttagttcaatttgTAACTACtcaaataaaacaatataatcaTTTACTTTCCAGTTAAACAATTATAACAAAGTGAACTCACAAAATAAGTCGATTTAGCtagttttcaatttattcaaccaAGGTAATCAAGTTCGACGGTTTTGAGTTTTCAAACTGGTTTTgttcttaataaatttaattactgTTACCTTATAATAGTGTAAATTACAACTTTGGAAATTCTGGGTTCAAATTTGGtgatttttatttatgcatttttcaaaatttaaaaatttaattctaataaaaaatattagttaaattttattatttaaaaaaattatgctaaatatattatcacatgtgtaaaattatatttacttattatttacacattattatcattttattttaattaatgatttaactGCTAAAgttaacattaaaattttaaaatttgaaagagatataaaaatattaaaaaaataactaaatataaaatCAACGCATTCtacttatataaaattaaatttaatgaatttaaccatTATGTAAatgctaatttttaaaattaaaaaaaagagtataaaagttaaaaatacaaaatttaccCATAGTAGAAAattgaatctaaataaaacttGGTAAAGATTTTTCACGGTCATTTGCTCAAAGCGGTAACACTTGTTCAATCCAGGGTTCACATTAGCTTtaacataaaacaaaaataataaggtTCTACTGCGCCACTCCCTGTGCAAAACCCTAAATCTCTTTCCTTTCCATTTGCTTTAAAAGGAAAAGGATTCTATTTACGAGAACATCCTCAAATACTTTAACCTTTTCTCACAATTTCGATTCCAAGTCATGGATGCACAGCGAGCTCTGCTTGATGAACTCATGGGAACGGGTATTTGGAAATATCATATTTGTTTGGTTGatatttgtttaatttcttgTGTTTAATACgagatctttttttttttttacttttttctaaCGGATTTTTCTTGTTGAAATTTTATAGCTCGTAATTTAACGGAGGAAGAGAAAAAGGGATACAGGGAACTTCGATGGGATGATAAAGAGGTTTGTGCATTTTATATGGTTCGCTTTTGTCCTCACGACCTCTTCGTCAACACTCGGAGTGATCTCGGTgcgttttcaattttaatttttcacttgcTCTTTCTTTCATGAGAATATGACTATGTGTACATGTTAGGTTTGGGAAAATTGATTACataataagagaatttttttactaaatttgatTATTCTATATCTCATAGTTGCTGAGGTGGCTAAGTTTTTTGGTTATaaatcttaaatttctttagcTGCGTCATGCCTTAGTAGTAACTACGGAGTTGCGTTTAGAGAATGTGAAAGTTTAATGACTGTTTTATGTTTTGTGGTGTTCTGTTTTGGTGCATCAGGACTATGCCCTAGAGTTCATGATCCAAAATT from Gossypium hirsutum isolate 1008001.06 chromosome D12, Gossypium_hirsutum_v2.1, whole genome shotgun sequence includes these protein-coding regions:
- the LOC107955121 gene encoding NO-associated protein 1, chloroplastic/mitochondrial-like isoform X2: MALKTLSTFLSPLPLPKHYTLSIFNPVSLNIYRKSTPLSCKSTHSHSPSQLPLSDTKLLSSEPEGTGAASPTRGDRFLERQQADEAAKLLIKEIKKTKKKTKKVLKVNTVTACCYGCGAPLQTSEVDAPGYVDMDTYELKKKHHQLRTILCGRCRLLSHGHMITAVGGNGGYSGGKQFVSADELREKLSHLRHEKALIVKLVDIVDFNGSFLSRVRDLAGANPIILVVTKVDLLPKGTDFNCVGDWVVEAITKKKLNVLSVHLTSSKSLVGIAGVASEIQKEKKGSANVGKSAFISALLKMMAQRDPAAAAAQKYKPIQSAVPGTTLGPIQIDAFLGGGKLYDTPGVHLHHRQAAVVHSEDLPILAPQSRFRGQSFPGCQVSSKNGMAGKFNSNGLNGFSIFWGGLVRIDVLKVLPETCLTFYGPKKLPIHAVPTHEADEFYKKELGVLLTPPTGKDRAGEWRGLETVQQLQINFEDAERPASDVAISGLGWITIEPRRESLGISESNFAERTKELHIAVHVPKPVEIFVRPSIPVGKAGAEWYQYRELTEKEEEIRPKWYF
- the LOC107955121 gene encoding NO-associated protein 1, chloroplastic/mitochondrial-like isoform X3, whose product is MALKTLSTFLSPLPLPKHYTLSIFNPVSLNIYRKSTPLSCKSTHSHSPSQLPLSDTKLLSSEPEGTGAASPTRGDRFLERQQADEAAKLLIKEIKKTKKKTKKVLKVNTVTACCYGCGAPLQTSEVDAPGYVDMDTYELKKKHHQLRTILCGRCRLLSHGHMITAVGGNGGYSGGKQFVSADELREKLSHLRHEKALIVKLVDIVDFNGSFLSRVRDLAGANPIILVVTKVDLLPKGTDFNCVGDWVVEAITKKKLNVLSVHLTSSKSLVGIAGVASEIQKEKKGSANVGKSAFISALLKMMAQRDPAAAAAQKYKPIQSAVPGTTLGPIQIDAFLGGGKLYDTPGVHLHHRQAAVVHSEDLPILAPQSRFRGQSFPVSSKNGMAGKFNSNGLNGFSIFWGGLVRIDVLKVLPETCLTFYGPKKLPIHAVPTHEADEFYKKELGVLLTPPTGKDRAGEWRGLETVQQLQINFEDAERPASDVAISGLGWITIEPRRESLGISESNFAERTKELHIAVHVPKPVEIFVRPSIPVGKAGAEWYQYRELTEKEEEIRPKWYF
- the LOC107955121 gene encoding NO-associated protein 1, chloroplastic/mitochondrial-like isoform X4; protein product: MALKTLSTFLSPLPLPKHYTLSIFNPVSLNIYRKSTPLSCKSTHSHSPSQLPLSDTKLLSSEPEGTGAASPTRGDRFLERQQADEAAKLLIKEIKKTKKKTKKVLKVNTVTACCYGCGAPLQTSEVDAPGYVDMDTYELKKKHHQLRTILCGRCRLLSHGHMITAVGGNGGYSGGKQFVSADELREKLSHLRHEKALIVKLVDIVDFNGSFLSRVRDLAGANPIILVVTKVDLLPKGTDFNCVGDWVVEAITKKKLNVLSVHLTSSKSLVGIAGVASEIQKEKKGRDVYILGSANVGKSAFISALLKMMAQRDPAAAAAQKYKPIQSAVPGTTLGPIQIDAFLGGGKLYDTPGVHLHHRQAAVVHSEDLPILAPQSRFRGQSFPGCQVSSKNGMAGKFNSNGLNGFSIFWGGLVRIDVLKVLPETCLTFYGPKKLPIHAVPTHEADEFYKKELGVLLTPPTGKDRAGEWRGLETVQQLQINFEDAERTGVDHH
- the LOC107955121 gene encoding NO-associated protein 1, chloroplastic/mitochondrial-like isoform X5, whose translation is MALKTLSTFLSPLPLPKHYTLSIFNPVSLNIYRKSTPLSCKSTHSHSPSQLPLSDTKLLSSEPEGTGAASPTRGDRFLERQQADEAAKLLIKEIKKTKKKTKKVLKVNTVTACCYGCGAPLQTSEVDAPGYVDMDTYELKKKHHQLRTILCGRCRLLSHGHMITAVGGNGGYSGGKQFVSADELREKLSHLRHEKALIVKLVDIVDFNGSFLSRVRDLAGANPIILVVTKVDLLPKGTDFNCVGDWVVEAITKKKLNVLSVHLTSSKSLVGIAGVASEIQKEKKGRDVYILGSANVGKSAFISALLKMMAQRDPAAAAAQKYKPIQSAVPGTTLGPIQIDAFLGGGKLYDTPGVHLHHRQAAVVHSEDLPILAPQSRFRGQSFPVSSKNGMAGKFNSNGLNGFSIFWGGLVRIDVLKVLPETCLTFYGPKKLPIHAVPTHEADEFYKKELGVLLTPPTGKDRAGEWRGLETVQQLQINFEDAERTGVDHH
- the LOC107955121 gene encoding NO-associated protein 1, chloroplastic/mitochondrial-like (The RefSeq protein has 4 substitutions compared to this genomic sequence), which translates into the protein MALKTPSTFLSPLSLPKHYTLSIFNPVSLNIYRKSTPLSCKSTHSHSPSQLPLSDTKLLSSEPEGTGAASPTRGDRFLERQQADEAAKLLIKEIKKTKKKTKKVLKVNTATACCYGCGAPLQTSEVDAPGYVDMDTYELKKKHHQLRTILCGRCRLLSHGHMITAVGGNGGYSGGKQFVSADELREKLSHLRHEKALIVKLVDIVDFNGSFLSRVRDLAGANPIILVVTKVDLLPKGTDFNCVGDWVVEAITKKKLNVLSVHLTSSKSLVGIAGVASEIQKEKKGRDVYILGSANVGKSAFISALLKMMAQRDPAAAAAQKYKPIQSAVPGTTLGPIQIDAFLGGGKLYDTPGVHLHHRQAAVVHSEDLPILAPQSRLRGQSFPVSSKNGMAGKFNSNGLNGFSIFWGGLVRIDVLKVLPETCLTFYGPKKLPIHAVPTHEADEFYKKELGVLLTPPTGKDRAGEWRGLETVQQLQINFEDAERPASDVAISGLGWITIEPRRESLGISESNFAERTKELHIAVHVPKPVEIFVRPSIPVGKAGAEWYQYRELTEKEEEIRPKWYF
- the LOC107955121 gene encoding NO-associated protein 1, chloroplastic/mitochondrial-like isoform X1; protein product: MALKTLSTFLSPLPLPKHYTLSIFNPVSLNIYRKSTPLSCKSTHSHSPSQLPLSDTKLLSSEPEGTGAASPTRGDRFLERQQADEAAKLLIKEIKKTKKKTKKVLKVNTVTACCYGCGAPLQTSEVDAPGYVDMDTYELKKKHHQLRTILCGRCRLLSHGHMITAVGGNGGYSGGKQFVSADELREKLSHLRHEKALIVKLVDIVDFNGSFLSRVRDLAGANPIILVVTKVDLLPKGTDFNCVGDWVVEAITKKKLNVLSVHLTSSKSLVGIAGVASEIQKEKKGRDVYILGSANVGKSAFISALLKMMAQRDPAAAAAQKYKPIQSAVPGTTLGPIQIDAFLGGGKLYDTPGVHLHHRQAAVVHSEDLPILAPQSRFRGQSFPGCQVSSKNGMAGKFNSNGLNGFSIFWGGLVRIDVLKVLPETCLTFYGPKKLPIHAVPTHEADEFYKKELGVLLTPPTGKDRAGEWRGLETVQQLQINFEDAERPASDVAISGLGWITIEPRRESLGISESNFAERTKELHIAVHVPKPVEIFVRPSIPVGKAGAEWYQYRELTEKEEEIRPKWYF